TTTTGAGGAGCCAATAAAATTGTAGCAAATTATCAATCCgagaaaatggtgaaatataagACATGTTTATTAAGAATTTCGCATAATCATATGTGTACATACAGTACATATGCTGTAAATGCCAGCATTCTAACAATTTgaaacattttcatgatttacaatatatatagataaatgtacaaaaaagaacaaaaatataaattattaataacTATTACCATCCTCAAGATATTGCAATTCAAGTGTTTCAGAGAACATGCACCACCGATAATGATTATCATGAAAGTGTCCTTTTCCTTGCACGTCAACAAAGTTTTTAttaacaatgtacatgtaggtagcaCGTGCCAAAcatgcaaatacatgtacatgtagaagaagaaaaaacatccAATCATCAAGGAATGTGGAGTATTAAACCCTAGTTAGCAAGTGGGGTTGAGAAGAGACTGGCTGTTTTCATCGTGGGATGAATCAGAACAGCGCGAACCCAGGAGAAATTAGGGCCTGTTTAACAAAGAATTATGATTGATCCATTAACCCAaaatgtatggaaatccataaatgtcatattttctttacaGGAAATTTACACGTGTCCTTCGTTAACAAAGATAAGCATGCTAAATTTTCAAGAAACCATTGAATGTAtgaatacaaagaaaaattaGAAGATTTTGTCAAAATCAAGATTTCCACATAACAATTGTATGCACATGTAAGGCTGTTGATATGCGAATGAgaaagctgatgatgtcatattgtACATTCACCATTTGATTTGCATGATTTGTTGTCGATTTAACCAGTAGTAGCTCCTGATTGAAATGCAACAATGACATATTCacaaaggaatagtgagtgggtgatatCAACAGTTTCGTCACTTGCAATCctaccaggggagcgtttccccgaaaggacttgtcggatgtttaatcggacaagtcctgttttatccgacagctaCCATAGTAatagtgcttctcagccaatcagaatcaaggagaAACGTCCAAGATCAGGGGCCCATTGCAGAAAAAGTTGCAAtaaatcgcaactctaaaaatcctGCGCAACTTAATtttcaacagcgcgcatttgggacttgcgattgattctTTGAcatgcgtttaaacgcaactctttctgcaatgaaCCCCAGATCTGAAAACTTGCCTAGCAAAAATGTCGATGAAACGCTCCTCAGGATGTgaaagttcaaaggtcaaatCCAATTGGGATGAACTGTCCAGCAATATGTTTTGCCAAActtgattttttattcaaaacaaaattttgttttaacaGGCTTTACCTTAGGGCAAATCCATAAAATAGTCGACCTTTCTGttcgtccgacccccatttttctcaagttttacttcacttcataaactgactggtcatttgagagcattatagactgtcaaaagaacaagaaatcagaaacagaaaatttcattaaagtcccacatatagggggtcgggcatacatattttatggaattgcccctaAAATAATTTTTCCCTCCCCCTTTCTATCTTGAATATTCATCACCATGATTCGACTACTGACTGTATACCAGGCTTTAGAATGTTTAATCCAGATTTGAATCTATCCGGTATCGTCTTTCCCGTCCGTGCTGCTTCCGCTCCGAGAAGAGCCCCAAGGGCGGCGCCTCGGTTGCAGTTCTCACCTGGAGTTAAGAGAAATAAGGAATAAAATCCTgcttaaatgtcaagtccaccccagtaaaatgttgatttgaatcaatacagaaaaatcaaacaagcatagcaATGAATCGgacataaaataagaaaaatttaCTACattgtgacttttaaagtgcaTAAATATCTTTATGAAGATAAAACTTATATTGCCAccctcccctcctccccctAAAATGCCCTTATGCatgtaatgaatgaaataaattagcaattatcacaaaataaaaagcaTCCAATAGGCTAAAGTAAGAGTTTAACttgaaaatacaatgtataaTTCTTCCAATCTAAAAGACGGGTCTGTACTACTCCAAAGTGGATACTGACATACTGAATGTcaatagcaattttttttttaaatatgttatcaatattatgattcttttaaagggaaatccaacccaaatgaaaacttgtttttataaggaaaataaaaatctgacaagttgataggtgaaagtttgaacaatattggacaaacaacaagaaagttatgaatttttaaaagttgtaaatcttggtaatcactatacccatggagacttcaaattggccgcatatgggatgtcatagtgatgtaaggcaaggactactctttcatgtactccaatacatattatggctaaaatgtcattattcctaaaagttttattttaaattatatttttctttcatgaagacataaaacaatatactacctgggttatatttagattactgccccaggggaatgggtacttaggagaaaaccacaaatccctgataataaagtacatggcctatgggaaagttgtccttgccccttgtcataatttacttcccCAGTTGCCCATTTGAAATCTatatagtattagtgatctcaattgtaaaacagctataactttcgtattgcttgtccgatttctttcaaactttcaccattctgtttaatttatttttctccttcccaacacaacattttatggccaaggctggattcccctttaaatgattTTAAGTCTTACAAGTGTATAATGGCCTGTGAAGATTACAATGTATACATAGTAGTGAGAAACAAGTTGCTCGCAACTGAAATGACAAacggaaacagaaaaaaatggaatgagAGGCTTACCTCCGCAGTTTGTGTTCGCTAAAACACCACCTTCAAAGTCGTCATGGAATTCATATGCTAGGAAAAACATGGATGTCATAGCTCCTTTCATGTAGCAAGCCAAACCCAACTGACTAACAACAGACTGGTAGATTTGTAACCTCTTCTCTGAGCCCTTCTCATACcttatggatagatagataaatgatttatcaataaaaatcaaagtactATTGTGGCAAAAGCTGAATTGTGATGAATTCACAAGGTCATAATGACACAAAAATCTTTCAAGTGATAACACAGAttatcaattattaaaaaatataatatggtatcaaaattgGTTGTCATCGTGGGATTTTGGAATTCAATATTtacccctcccctcaaaaaaccaaaaagaaataaaatgtctGGACTGGAAAATGGGTTATGGTTATGCTGCTATAGCATATTCAAtcatatcttaaaaaatatatggaaatatTCTACCGTTtaacagaaaaattaaacaGTTTAATAAAAGGTATTTTTCAATGACATGAAGATCAATAAGCAAAAGTGATTGAAGTATTTAACATGTGCAGGTCTATCTCACAgatatcttgaaaattcaagATTACTAGCATGTTTATAATTACGAGTTTATGAAAATGTGGACTGTTGTCCACATTTGTtgtccacatacatgtacgtggTATTAATTCATCCAGTTCACTGGATGAATCAAAATCGAGAATATGTTAAAGCCAGTCTAGAGCTTAAGTAATGATTCAATAATACGATACTCAATTATCATCTAATATTCCAATCTTACATATCAGAACGTACAATCCTTAacccttaaccctaattctcccggggggggggggccataatggcccccccccatCGACAATTTtagcgatatatctgctgcgcgaaattttttgacctcgccgctcactgactttttactttcaagtctcgcacaaattttgagaccaaatttgtgacgcccgggtacgcggttacgacattacgcaacattatgtaagtgcatgtcagacccaaaattgctcataaacgtgatttcatgtacaaatctaatgcaaattgtgtaattagccaaaattcataaatgtatcattatttctacctttactgattaaacttaattaattttgctttgtttatgatcaggattaagtctggaatgatttccattgaaaaaacaataaaaaacaaaaagtaaaaaaacaaagaaatacataagaaattcataaaacaataaaatacatcagaaatttatttccaaactgaagttttttttaattgcgattgttaagaatgctacaaagaatatttttacaaaaaattagcattctaggagctttatttagtgaattagagcaaaaagtatgatttatgcataaattagcataattaattcatataaaataaaatctcattatcttggaaaattttaccatacagccttgtagattacatcgcacactaccagcgtgcacatttttgcgtcgctcgcgcgatcggcgtccgagatcttaagggggggccataatgccccccccccgggacagAATTCGCCCCTCCAACCTCTCAAACATTTTTGGTGACAAAAAATTTTCAACCGTGCCTCTCGctgactttttaattttaagtcttgcgcaacttttgagatcaaatttgcgatgcccagTCACGCGGTTACAAAAGGTACAATCATACGTGAGTAGGTATTTAGTAATATCAATATTGTAATCGTCAACACAAATGATCTTGAGAAATCCTGtttgacctttaactcactttCTTGCTTTCTTGGAGTATTCTTCAAATAGCGTCGGCAGCCTGAAATTACCAACGGGAGGCGACAGAAGAGCTTCATTGATTTTCTCTCTCAGGCTTTGCCCATTGAGGACACCATGAAGGGTACGAGCATAGACATCAACGAAGGGATCAAGGTTGTCAGAGGCATGGGTCATGCGGGTCAATCTCACAGCTTGCTGAGGGTAAGAGGTCATAGGTCATAGAAACAAAGGTCAGACTACATAAAAAGAGCAATATCAATTTCCTTTTTATGGATATatttgtacattgtacatgctATTGTACATTTGCAAAAGAAAGACAAAGGCACCCTACTCTTAAGCTGCAATACATACTGCGAATGACAGTGTACAAAAGACTTctatttttgcttaatttttctcaaattattatttttttagtctATCAATGAAACTCCTGCCTTTCCTGTCTCAAACAAACAAATCTCTGGTCAAATGTATTTACAATAGCTAACTTTCTAACAGGATATACAATACAAAGGAGATATGTAGATTTTTCACGACTTGGCAAATAACTTTGTGCAAACTCAAATAATGAGAAattacagggaataattttcctggtatcccATCGCAATTCGCTCCACATTTTTAAAGACTGCTAcacataaagtcttttgtaaaGCATATTTTTTACATAGGAATTTAccttacttagttgagagcttttcccTTATGACCAAAcattctattcaaatttgtaaagcaaaattattccctgaattataatttgttaagaGTCTATCCATATTTCAAGCAATTTATAAATCTTCAAGAGTTACAGCAATGATTATCaatgacaactgttataagctaccaggatccttgtatctgattggccCGGAACAAGGGcagaaatctgtccccaaaggtagggagGACCAGGGCctgaaaaatttgacgagcaaaaagaaaaaaaaggctaccacccaaaatgtaaggtaattttaaccccccccccaaaaaaaaaaaaggttttcacccaaaatgtaaggtcattatgtccaaaatacatatattattttgattgtgaagtgatgtatttttctccatcataaaagaccaaaaatagtagagggacatttgatattgtgtcccccctactattttgggtaggggggatgcgtccccctgtccccccacAGGATTCCGCCCATGGCTCGGAATGAAGATCAAAGTCAGGGTGCCTCATAAAACTTGTCAGTCAGCTTCAGTAAAATCAAACTTTTCAATGACTGAGAAACACAAGTATCTGACAATCTCTACGGTAACTGCCATAGAATGGCAATTTGTCTGTGGTGAAATGCTGCATAAAGCAACACCAAAACCTACAGAAAAGTTCTGCGAAGAATTAATTATCACAGATATGAAGTTCTGCTATTAAGAAGAAACTATCTGAAATAGATTGGGATATGTTGATTATAATGCACGGATTAGTATTTTGGGGGGAATGCCCAAACTGATCAGTAATTCTATTTTGTTGAGAGTCACAAACACTCCACACAGAAACACATATACAGGACTACAAAGAAATGTTTATTCCAAAAACAGCTGTTTTGGTCATACAAATATGAGGGCATCCGAAAAGCTATTCTTTAAAAGTGGACAATTTAATATGAATGATATTCTTCATAGAAAAAGATGGACTCATGATCGTGATACGAGTTTGAATCCCCGCTCAGCCACTATCTCCATTTTAACTAAAAGAAGGCCTGAGAGTAATTTTGGTCGTCTATGTCAGCCACTCTGGCTGATTAGCTTAGACATAAAATATTTCCTATAACTGGCCATAAACCAGCTTGGCATTCATGGGGCAGAAAGCTGctctgccgagttcctacgggagttacttCAACAGGAACAGAACagaagaaattattttgttatttgtcaaACAAGAGGAGTTCCCCGTTTCAAAATCAAAAACTCTCCCATGCACCTAAAAGTATCCTTACCTTTGCGGCCACATCTAATGGTTTGTTAGCATTCTGGATGATAAGAGGGATTGGCTGAACCAGGGCACCTATTCCATCAATATTGTGATCAAGATGTTTGTTTTCGAGGTCTTTTATCCGTTTGTCCACAAATGACATCACTTCCTCTGGTTGGGTGGGGCCACCAGCAGCATCCCAGCTCCTGTAATCAACACAGGACATTGTCAACTACAATAATGGTCATTCCATCAGGTAGGGTCCCTTTTTTGTGACATACTAGAACTGACAGACCCATGTCTCATTTAGACGAGGTAAATATCATCCAATGATCACTTCAGCAAAAAAATTGGTGtcccaataataataatgatgataaggtTTATATCGTGATGTAATGCATTTTTTGGTAAACATGTTGATTTAAACTACAACAAATCCAGAGAAGATTTCAAGATCAAGCAGGAATTTCTGGCCTTCCTCACAATGACACATCTGAATGAAATAGAATAGTCGATACCTATGTTACATGGACAGCTTGTCGTGTTTTTATTTCTAACCAAACCGGATGGAACTACCCCAAAGGCAAGCATTTCAAATTAAGAAATAGATTATTGAGGAAAGGATGGGTTTTTAAGGGAAGATTTGAAGCCAAGAATACTGAAAGCCTTCCCCCATTGGAAGAGCTAGGATGGCACTCCAAGGGGTTgttacaagaaaatatttgctatCTATTGCAAAAGTTTCAGATGCAATTTAACAAGCCATAGATCAATTTGATCTCAATCAATTAGTTGTTGATGGAAGATGCAGACCTTCAATCAATggcaaatttgcaatgaaatgcatgacttgcaattgattttgtGACCTAAAATATGGCTAGCAATTTAATGCAAGTTCCTTGCAACACCCCACAAGTATTAATAGTAACTGCTGCACAAAAACGTTTTCGGCGGATGGGAGTTTTGACAAGGGAATGCAAAGTCTACACGTGTCAGAAATTGAACAGAGATTATGAGACTGTGCGTATATTTTGATGGTATCATTGAGATATGATTGATACAGGAGTGTTCAATGAATATGCATACTTTATTGAAACACCGGATTATTAGTCTTCAGCCTAATATCTAAAACcctgtggcccgtattctgaagtcaggtttaacttagaccatggtctaactctgtgctaaaattatgggaagccaaaagtgttaaaaattttatgaagttgtatgtttcttatatttactgtgccCTTGCCTGATTCTTTAATGgtaaagacaatcatctattcatACTTCCTAGATAactatgaatgatttgagagccataTGAgcagaaatatgatatctctactgttagtgatttatgtaaccattggctatccatacttaaaccacaactttaaacctgagtttaagttaaacccgacttcagaatacgggcctgaaTGTTTTCATTTGTTGAATATTGATAAGCTCTACTTCCATGGATTCATGTGCCCAAACATTATTTTATCTGAAATTCCTTAGCTcttgtttttttatagttttttttaagggggggtgGTGTTGTCCCAATCCCTCTGTGCATCAAATAGTTCACCAGACAGACGTTGCACAAGAATTATGagtttattatgattatcatagttataattataatataatgtaatattataatcataatcataattataattataattataatttttataccggtaattattattatcattattattgttatcagtattattattattattattatacattgtATTTGTTGTATATTGAATTTAATGTTCCCCTATATCAAGTAATATCATGTAACTTTTCCTCCATCCATACTCACTTGAAAAATTCTCTGTGGTAGGATTCTGCATAGGTGTCGTTGTGGGTGTTGGGTGTGGTCATGAAATGGACGTAGTCCGTCATGATGGAGGTTAAGATAACATCATCTGACCCGTCCGTGTCTTTAGATGCTTGGATTGCTGCCCTCAACGCACAATGAACGTTTAGTGTGTTATCACCTGCTGCCATTCCTACAAGATCAAGATAACATAATTAGAATGGTGAAATGGAATTGGATTTGTGGTATCTGAAAGTACTATAACTAGTGCTGCGACTGCTACTACCAGTACTACTTCTAGAAGTGGTTCTATCACTACAAGTAGGACTACTgccaataataatagtaataatacttGTTTCTATAGCCCTTACCACTGCTTCTATAGCCCTTAACACTTACTTAATCAGAAGTAAAGTGCTCTACAGTAATGCAGCAGAATTTCCCTCAGCTGGCTTTACCAGAGCTGCTATTATGCGCTCTTAGTTTCAAGGATAAATTCCTACcatgtacccattcacctcacctaggttgagtgcagaacaatgtgggtaaatttcttgctgtaggaaaacacgccatggctgggaattgaAACCACTCAGACTGGAAAACGAGAGTCATAACCGCTAGACCATGGCTTGATAGTAACTgcttctcctactactactacatcgaCTACTGTTTCAAGTATATGTACTATATCTGCTTTTCCTGTTAAAATACATGGCACAGACATTCGTTAAGGCTCATGGACATCTGAAAATCAACTAATTGAAAGTCAACTGAAAGAAAAAGCATATTCTTTCTTTTAGATCAGCAATTCTAAGAGATTGGTGATTCTATGTTCTAAAGAAGCTGGTCAGGAAAAAAGGCATATCTTCATAATATAAAACGTcagttcaccccccccccctaaaaaaatatatgattaaaGTATTAAAATAATAAGGGGTATTCATGTTGCACATATATCCACATTGTTAGGGACTCCAGGCAATCCTACATATATATTACATCAGCTAAGCTAGGCTAATGCCTCCAGTGctcgtggagcgttgtggcccagtggattagtcttcggactttgaaacagagggtcgtgggttcgaatcccagccatggcgtaatttccttcggtaagaaactgatccacaatgtgctgcactcaacccaggtgaggtaaatgggtaccggtaggaagt
This region of Lytechinus pictus isolate F3 Inbred chromosome 16, Lp3.0, whole genome shotgun sequence genomic DNA includes:
- the LOC129279362 gene encoding uncharacterized protein LOC129279362, encoding MSSKTILRKGTHLLQGLSHFTRQRRLLPGVTLTAAASILGWFVVTNLHPKTQDQLSASSVHTSSEKSTYSDSTMPNMNKKREEALYGMFIGDSLSMPVHWYYDVDNIKRDFNGWLTGFEAPRKRHPTSILTISATGGAGRSTFSGKQKSIIGDIILHGKLQYWTKNDRSIHYHQGMAAGDNTLNVHCALRAAIQASKDTDGSDDVILTSIMTDYVHFMTTPNTHNDTYAESYHREFFKSWDAAGGPTQPEEVMSFVDKRIKDLENKHLDHNIDGIGALVQPIPLIIQNANKPLDVAAKQAVRLTRMTHASDNLDPFVDVYARTLHGVLNGQSLREKINEALLSPPVGNFRLPTLFEEYSKKARKYEKGSEKRLQIYQSVVSQLGLACYMKGAMTSMFFLAYEFHDDFEGGVLANTNCGGENCNRGAALGALLGAEAARTGKTIPDRFKSGLNILKPGIQSVVESW